Proteins from a single region of Dictyostelium discoideum AX4 chromosome 5 chromosome, whole genome shotgun sequence:
- the hook gene encoding hook family protein, which yields MIETSFIKWINSFKDLSNSIEDLKELSNGTIFNEICCQIAPKYFDIDSLRKDGLDNWIFREENIKNIVERVDEFYIEEMGLNDQISSINCEEIANENIDEIILLIEAILGMAMESENNEAVIENILSLDQDTQNDLMVVVAKIQQSHQPNTVDNSKSFDKDGSILSQSPSQSNNSISNNNNNNNIDSSNISKSNISSNNNNNNSSNNNKEEILNLQNEIEKLKREKQEIQNDLDESNIQLSNVTMDRDRITIDKQKTEEVCSSLHESIIGLQKQLDETMAQTTTMNALNDETYKTEINDLHMQVESKEKQLSELKKKVDEANRLANENRSLRDEIDILREKAANAEATEEKLKKHQKKIEEIGDLKKKIKELEDQNDSYIQQTLDLEEQLSKNNTYRTQADSGKQQISSLKIELAKLELSLKSIKEDRDKLSESLNTVELERDSLQSQVTNLRNTIDNQQQEYETKFVDLQSSISLNSGGSGGLGDEVIDGSTKERIARLERDNKRLKEVAEKASELENQLEDANQSKELLTIQIKQLEEQKQQSNNTNNNNNNNNMVDSSEIESLKQQLKEKEKEISTLKRKLEESNLSLDENRKQLVELSQRPTTQSPGDIEKLENYENLLKENDGLEGRLRAARNIIKDLREKHKSYSNQETQLATKDEVITKLEGLVKKKTDINEDLRKQLEEGREESQREINLMLSAFLKIGLEMEQVKIQNISSSKEPRSFLNKKRAD from the exons atgatagAGACAAGTTTTATAAAATGG ataaattcatttaaagatttatctaACTCTATTGAAGATTTAAAAGAGTTATCAAATGGTACtatatttaatgaaatttgttGCCAAAT TGCAccaaaatattttgatatAGATTCATTAAGAAAAGATGGATTAGATAATTGGATATTTAGAGAAgagaatattaaaaatatagtaGAAAGAGTTGATGAATTTTATATAGAAGAGATGGGATTAAACGATCAAATATCATCCATTAATTGTGAAGAGATTGCAAACGAAAATATCgatgaaattatattattgatTGAAGCAATACTTGGAATGGCAATGGAatctgaaaataatgaagctgtaattgaaaatattttatctttAGATCAAGATActcaaaatgatttaatggttgttgttgcaaAG aTTCAACAATCACATCAACCAAATACAGTAGATAATAgtaaatcatttgataaagATGGATCAATTTTATCACAATCACCAAGtcaaagtaataatagtattagtaataataataataataataatatagatagtagtaatataagtaaaagtaatattagtagtaataataataataataatagtagtaataataataaagaagaaattttaaatttacaaaatgaaattgaaaaattaaaaagagagAAACAAGAGATTCAAAACGATTTAGATGAATCAAATATACAATTATCAAATGTAACTATGGATCGTGATAGAATTACAATTGATAAACAAAAGACAGAGGAAGTATGTTCAAGTTTACATGAATCAATCATTGGattacaaaaacaattgGATGAAACTATGGCACAAACCACAACAATGAATGCATTGAATGATGAAACCTATAAAACTGAAATCAATGATCTTCATATGCAAGTGGAATCAAAGGAGAAACAATTATCcgaattgaaaaagaaagtCGATGAAGCCAATCGTTTAGCGAATGAAAATCGTTCATTAcgtgatgaaattgatattttaagAGAGAAAGCTGCAAATGCTGAAGCAACtgaagagaaattaaaaaaacatcaaaAGAAAATCGAAGAAATTGGCGatctaaaaaagaaaatcaaggAACTTGAAGATCAAAATGATAGTTACATTCAACAAACTTTGGATCTTGAAGAACAACTCTCAAAGAATAACACCTATAGAACTCAAGCTGACTCTGGTAAACAACAAATCTCCTCACTAAAGATTGAATTGGCAAAATTGGAATTATCTTTGAAATCCATTAAAGAGGATCGTGATAAATTATCTGAATCTTTAAATACCGTAGAGTTGGAACGTGATAGTTTACAATCTCAAGTTACTAACCTCAGAAATACAATcgataatcaacaacaagaatATGAAACCAAATTCGTTGATCTTCAATCTTCAATTAGTCTcaatagtggtggtagtggtggtttaGGTGATGAAGTCATTGATGGTTCAACCAAAGAAAGAATAGCTCGTTTAGAAAGAGATAACAAACGTTTAAAAGAAGTCGCTGAAAAAGCTTCTGAATTAGAAAATCAATTAGAAGATGCCAATCaatcaaaagaattattaacaattcaaattaaacaattagaagaacaaaaacaacaatcaaataatactaataataataataataataataatatggtCGATTCATCTGAAATTGAATCActaaaacaacaattaaaagaaaaagaaaaagaaatttcaacATTAAAGAGAAAACTCGAGGAATCTAATCTTAGTTTGGATGAAAATAGGAAACAATTGGTCGAATTATCACAAAGACCAACCACTCAATCACCAGGTGATATTGAAAAACTTGAAAATTACGAAAATCTTCTCAAGGAAAATGATGGTTTAGAGGGTCGTTTAAGAGCTGCTCGTAACATCATTAAAGATCTTAGAGAAAAACATAAATCTTACTCAAATCAAGAGACTCAATTGGCCACCAAAGATGAAGTCATCACCAAATTGGAAGGTTTGGTCAAAAAGAAGACTGATATCAACGAAGATTTAAGAAAACAACTCGAAGAAGGTAGAGAAGAATCTcaaagagaaattaatttaatgcTTTCAGCTTTCTTAAAGATTGGTTTAGAAATGGAACAagttaaaattcaaaatatttcaagTTCAAAAGAACCAagatcatttttaaataaaaaaagagctgattaa
- the myoE gene encoding class I myosin, which yields MIPKTKAEGVPDFVLLNQITENAFIENLTMRHKSDNIYTYIGDVVISTNPFKNLNIYKESDIKAYNGRYKYEMPPHIYALANDAYRSMRQSQENQCVIISGESGAGKTEASKKIMQFLTFVSSNQSPNGERISKMLLDSNPLLEAFGNAKTLRNDNSSRFGKYMEMQFNAVGSPIGGKITNYLLEKSRVVGRTQGERSFHIFYQMLKGLSQSKLNELGLTPNAPAYEYLKKSGCFDVSTIDDSGEFKIIVKAMETLGLKESDQNSIWRILAAILHIGNITFAEAAEQRTGTTTVKVSDTKSLAAAASCLKTDQQSLSIALCYRSISTGVGKRCSVISVPMDCNQAAYSRDALAKALYERLFNWLVSKINTIINCTTEKGPVIGILDIYGFEVFQNNSFEQLNINFCNEKLQQLFIELTLKSEQEEYVREGIEWKNIEYFNNKPICELIEKKPIGLISLLDEACLIAKSTDQTFLDSICKQFEKNPHLQSYVVSKDRSIGDTCFRLKHYAGDVTYDVRGFLDKNKDTLFGDLISSMQSSSDPLVQGLFPPTRPEDSKKRPETAGSQFRNAMNALITTLLACSPHYVRCIKSNDNKQAGVIDEDRVRHQVRYLGLLENVRVRRAGFAGRIEYTRFYNRYKMLCKKTWPSFNGTAKQATELILQQHNIDKEEIRMGKTKVFIRNPTTLFYFEEKRELEMPRIVTLIQKTWRGYRARSKWNQRKAAIKIQLFYRSYRYKKWFRELHRAFKDVARDPQWGKQVFWPKHPSILDRAVQLTHKIHNCWRAEKMILSLGAGQNHMRQKVMAYDIFHGKKKWDFRRHFDADYLEKPSNPNQQKYVLAMQNLFSTYGDTEVLFADYVIKVNPKGVPQRRGIVVTGTNIYKHDPKNYKVKKWGTPLVDVTSISISPMADTFLVLHCKAPQRDFVLDLGCNGYEAVSEITTVIVQQVLKLTGVKLSVQFTSSITYNNARPKGSDTILTFAPINNDPKLIGSQFKKGKGNQATIQFKD from the exons atGATTCCAAAGACAAAAGCAGAAGGTGTACCAgattttgttttgttaaaTCAAATCACAGAAAATGCATTCATAGAGAATTTAACTATGAGACATAAATCAGACAATATCTACACATATATTGGTGATGTAGTAATCTCAACCAATCCATTCAAAAATCTTAATATCTATAAAGAAAGTGATATTAAAGCATACAATGGTAGATATAAATATGAAATGCCACCACATAT ttatGCACTTGCAAATGATGCATACCGTTCAATGAGACAAAGTCAAGAGAATCAATGTGTTATTATTTCAGGTGAATCAGGTGCTGGTAAAACTGAAGCAAGTAAAAAGATTATGCAATTTTTAACATTTGTTAGTAGTAATCAAAGTCCAAATGGTGAAAGAATTTCAAAGATGTTATTAGATTCCAATCCATTATTGGAAGCATTTGGTAATGCAAAAACTCTTAGAAATGATAATTCATCACGTTTTGGTAAATATATGGAAATGCAATTCAATGCAGTTGGTTCACCAATTGGTggtaaaattacaaattatcTCTTGGAAAAATCAAGAGTTGTTGGTAGAACTCAAGGTGAAAGAAGTTTTCATATCTTTTATCAAATGTTAAAAGGTTTATCACAATCAAAATTAA atGAACTTGGATTAACACCAAATGCACCAGCATATGAATATCTTAAAAAGAGTGGTTGTTTTGATGTTTCAACTATTGATGATAgtggtgaatttaaaattattgta AAAGCAATGGAAACATTAGGATTAAAAGAAAGTGACCAAAATTCAATTTGGAGAATTTTAGCAGCAATTTTACATATTGGTAATATTACATTTGCAGAAGCAGCAGAACAAAGAACTGGTACTACAACAGTGAAAGTATCAGATACTAAATCATTGGCAGCAGCAGCATCATGTTTAAAGACAGATCAACAGTCATTATCGATTGCATTATGTTATCGTTCAATTAGTACAGGTGTTGGTAAACGTTGTTCAGTTATTTCAGTACCAATGGATTGTAATCAAGCAGCCTACTCTAGGGATGCACTTGCAAAGGCATTGTATGAACGTTTATTCAATTGGTTAGTCAGCAAAATCAAtaccattatcaattgtACAACAGAGAAGGGACCAGTGATTGGTATTCTTGATATCTATGGTTTTGaggtttttcaaaataatagtttcgaacaattgaatattaatttctGTAATGAGAAATTACAACAACTATTCATAGAGTTGACATTGAAGTCTGAGCAAGAGGAGTACGTTAGGGAGGGTATCGAGTGGAAGAATATCGAatactttaataataaaccaatttgTGAGTTAATTGAAAAGAAACCAATTGGTTTGATTTCGTTATTGGATGAGGCATGTTTGATTGCCAAGAGCACTGATCAAACTTTTTTAGATTCAATTTGTAAACAATTTGAAAAGAATCCACATTTGCAATCGTATGTTGTTAGTAAGGATAGATCGATTGGGGATACATGTTTCCGTTTGAAGCATTATGCTGGCGATGTAACTTATGACGTTAGAGGTTTCCTCGATAAGAATAAGGATACCCTATTCGGTGATTTAATATCAAGTATGCAAAGTAGTTCAGATCCATTGGTTCAAGGCTTATTCCCACCAACTAGACCAGAGGATAGTAAGAAGAGACCAGAGACTGCCGGTTCCCAATTTAGAAATGCAATGAATGCTCTCATCACTACATTGTTGGCTTGTTCACCACATTACGTTCGTtgtattaaatcaaatgataataaacaaGCTGGTGTAATTGATGAGGATCGTGTACGTCATCAAGTTCGTTATCTTGGTTTACTTGAAAATGTTAGAGTTAGAAGAGCAGGTTTCGCAGGTAGAATTGAATATACCAGATTCTACAATCGTTATAAAATGCTTTGTAAAAAGACATGGCCATCATTTAATGGCACAGCAAAACAAGCCACTGAATTAATCCTCCAACAACATAATATCGATAAAGAGGAAATTCGTATGGGTAAAACCAAAGTATTCATCCGTAATCCAACCACTCTATTCTATTTTGAAGAGAAGAGGGAGCTTGAAATGCCAAGAATTGTAACATTAATTCAAAAGACATGGAGAGGTTATAGAGCACGTTCCAAATGGAATCAAAGAAAAGCTGCCATTAAAATCCAGTTATTCTATCGTAGCTATCGTTATAAGAAATGGTTCAGAGAGTTACATCGTGCTTTTAAAGATGTCGCTCGTGATCCACAATGGGGTAAACAAGTATTTTGGCCCAAACATCCATCCATCTTGGATAGAGCTGTCCAATTAACTCACAAAATTCACAATTGTTGGAGAGCAGAGAAAATGATTCTTTCTTTGGGTGCCGGTCAAAATCATATGAGACAAAAGGTTATGGCTTACGATATTTTCCATGGTAAAAAGAAATGGGACTTCCGTCGTCATTTCGATGCTGATTATTTGGAGAAACCATCCAATccaaatcaacaaaaataCGTATTGGCCATGCAAAATCTTTTCTCAACTTATGGTGACACAGAGGTACTCTTTGCCGATTACGTTATCAAAGTCAATCCAAAGGGTGTGCCACAACGTCGTGGTATCGTTGTCACTGGTACAAACATCTATAAACACGATCCAAAGAATTACAAAGTAAAGAAATGGGGTACTCCATTGGTTGATGTAACTTCAATCTCAATTTCACCAATGGCTGATACTTTCTTGGTTTTACATTGTAAAGCTCCACAAAGAGATTTCGTATTGGATTTAGGTTGTAATGGTTATGAAGCTGTATCTGAAATTACAACTGTAATCGTTCAACAAGTCTTAAAATTAACTGGTGTCAAATTATCTGTTCAATTCACTAGTTCAATCACTTATAATAATGCTCGTCCAAAAGGTTCTGATACAATTTTAACTTTTGctccaattaataatgatccaaaattaattggttctcaatttaaaaaaggtaaagGTAACCAAGCAACAATCCAATTTAAAGATTAA
- a CDS encoding hypothetical protein (P46595 Ubiquitin-conjugating enzyme E2 4 (EC 6.3.2.19) (Ubiquitin-protein ligase 4) (Ubiquitin carrier protein 4)), giving the protein MPLSIQISPNKKIGVPFKKTLTVKEFIKEIVKRGNLSTNVEYKLEYQNAELFEEDTLEELNILDSSELVLFDPSIDINTTTTTTTTTTSTTTPPSIEPSTSVPNQASDNSSGENLISTQLNKLDLNNNNNNNQQQQQQKDSLNSTEPIKKQVELYESEIKQLDVIVLDLSGSMKSAAFKGSRVPGELEMSRIELAQTLFQTFTDKAISLEVPVAVGLVTFGERIELTFDLTRNFDSFSTELGEVVANQCKTRLFEAIQLAAETLVKFKESCDAAATGGLKLSSNPMLRVFCLTDGEDNSNFDPYPVYQYMKKHNIILDSIPIGLDGRERLSSFSQATGGSCFIADSSLEGVELFEREALLSLSARDNFKPFSLDIKTKLDFNKVSGTYQKTIERKVEPAFQNVQLKQTIDTSSTAESKFTGASRRVFKEYKNFKEEISSHGPYSQFTLFLDENNIVAWKIIMQGPQQSPYHKGLFALSVNFPDNYPMSAPKIRFLTKIYHCNINNDGNICLDILKDSWSPALTISKVMLSISQLLVTPNPHDPLDVVKAGVYRDDVNNYNKNCEEWCERYAAFSIEDLKKIHALI; this is encoded by the exons atgccactttcaattcaaatttcaccaaataaaaagattggggtaccatttaaaaaaacattgaccgttaaagaatttattaaagaaattgtCAAAAGAGGAAATTTATCAACAAATGTAGAATATAAATTAGAATATCAAAATGcagaattatttgaagaggATACTTTAGAAGAGTTGAATATTTTAGATTCCTCAGAACTAGTATTATTTGATCCTTCAATTGATATCaatacaacaaccacaaccacaactacaactacatcAACTACAACTCCACCATCAATTGAACCATCAACATCTGTACCAAATCAAGCATCTgataatagtagtggtgaaaatttaatttccacccaattaaataaacttgatttaaataacaataataataataatcaacaacaacaacaacaaaaagattCATTAAACTCAACagaaccaattaaaaaacaagtTGAATTATATGAATcagaaattaaacaattggaTGTTATTGTATTGGATTTGTCAGGATCAATGAAGAGTGCAGCATTTAAAGGTAGTAGAGTACCAGGTGAACTTGAAATGTCAAGAATTGAATTGGCACAAACATTATTTCAAACATTCACTGATAAAGCAATATCATTAGAGGTACCAGTTGCAGTTGGACTTGTAACATTTGGTGAAAGAATAGAGTTAACATTTGATTTAACAAGAAATTTCGATTCTTTCTCAACTGAATTGGGTGAAGTTGTTGCCAATCAATGTAAAACTAGATTATTTGAAGCAATTCAATTAGCTGCTGAAACATtggttaaatttaaagaaagttGCGATGCTGCTGCTACTGGTGGTTTAAAATTATCGTCTAATCCAATGCTTAGAGTATTTTGTTTAACCGATGGTGAAGATAATAGTAACTTTGACCCATATCCAGTTTATCAATACATGAAAAAACATAATATCATTTTAGATTCAATTCCAATTGGTTTAGATGGTAGAGAGCGTTTATCGTCATTTTCACAGGCAACAGGTGGAAGTTGTTTCATTGCAGATTCGTCATTAGAAGGTGTGGAATTATTTGAACGTGAAGCTTTGTTATCTTTATCAGCTCGTGATAATTTCAAACCATTCTCATTggatattaaaacaaaacttgattttaataaagtcAGTGGAACTTatcaaaaaacaattgaacgTAAGGTTGAACCTGCTTTCCAAAATGTTCAATTGAAACAAACAATTGATACAAGTTCAACTGCAGAATCAAAGTTTACTGGTGCAAGTAGACGTGTTTTCAAGGAatataaaaactttaaagaAGAAATTTCATCCCATGGTCCTTATTCACAATTCACTTTATTCTtggatgaaaataatatagttGCTTGGAAAATTATTATGCAAGGCCCACAACAATCACCATATCATAAAGGTTTATTTGCATTATCTGTAAATTTCCCAGATAATTATCCAATGTCCGCTCCAA AGATTAGATTTTTAACAAAGATTTATcattgtaatattaataatgatggtaatatttgtttagatattttaaagGATAGTTGGAGTCCAGCTTTAACAATTTCTAAAGTTATGTTAAGTATATCCCAATTACTTGTCACACCAAACCCACATGATCCACTTGATGTTGTTAAAGCTGGTGTCTATCGTGACGATGTTAACAACTATAATAAGAATTGTGAAGAGTGGTGTGAAAGATATGCCGCTTTCTCAATTGAAGATCTTAAGAAAATTCATGCATtgatttaa
- the tmem120 gene encoding TMEM120 family protein, whose protein sequence is MMESFSETKSSIATNKSTTPTHEVQISKELQDIKNEVFELKKSHEQCKEKGIKVKKDINDVFKHADDITNTLAKHEKESSQLISRIKHLNAKEKQLDITKELSAHLDQIKVNVKRAKVSFTPETGSIFVRLFLGQVNVKHMRENEKFRLKQEYEKFKKKTNPQFILFVVLLLLYPQSSFVTTSWQIWLLYYYITLALRENILLVNGSSIKPWWIMHHYLSIAGSLTNLLFPLSESFSYFLPQVTYFSGCQGLVQILTNRYQQGRLYKLVAMGKANIIDVTGESEGWGNDPGWTPSALFLFPFLLFVQFFQLYNSFSFFAFAYQRSGYVEWQVFSCGFIFLCLGLGNLLTTLSVYYQKWKNFSKYNKEN, encoded by the exons atgatggaATCATTCTCTGAAACAAAGTCATCAATAGCTAccaataaatcaacaacaccGACCCATGAAGTTCAAATATCAAAAGAATTACAAGATATAAAGAATGaagtatttgaattaaaaaaaagtcatGAACAATGTAAAGAAAAAGGTATTAAAGTAAAGAAGGATATTAATGATGTTTTTAAACATGCCGATGATATCACCAATACATTAGCAAAACATGAAAAGGAATCATCACAACTCATTAGTAGAATCAAACATTTAAATGCAAAAGAGAAACAATTAGATATCACCAAAGAGTTATCAGCTCATCTAGATCAAATCAAAGTCAATGTCAAACGTGCAAAGGTATCATTCACCCCCGAGACTGGCAGTATTTTCGTTCGTTTATTCTTGGGACAAGTAAACGTTAAACATATGAGAGAGAATGAAAAGTTTAGATTAAAGCAAGAATAtgagaaatttaaaaagaaaaccaATCCACAATTCATTTTATTCGttgtattgttattactatatCCACAAAGTAGTTTTGTTACCACCAGTTGGCAGATTTGGTTACTCTACTACTACATCACATTGGCATTACGTGAAAATATTCTTTTAGTTAATGGTAGTTCAATTAAACCGTGGTGGATTATGCATCATTATCTCTCGATTGCTGGTTCATTAACAAATTTACTCTTCCCATTGTCTGAATCTTTCTCTTATTTCCTCCCACAAGTAACTTATTTCTCTGGTTGTCAAGGTCTTGTTCAAATATTGACAAATCGTTATCAACAAGGTCGTCTCTATAAATTGGTTGCAATGGGTAAAGCAAATATTATTGATGTAACTGGTGAATCTGAAGGTTGGGGTAATGACCCTGGTTGGACACCATCAGCTTTATTcttatttccatttttattatttgtacaa TTTTTCcaattatataattcattttcattctttGCATTCGCATACCAAAGAAGTGGTTATGTTGAATGGCAAGTATTTTCATGTGGTTTCATATTTTTATGTCTTGGTCTTGGTAATCTTCTTACTACTCTCTCAGTTTATTACCAAAAATGGAAAAACTTTTCAAAATACaacaaagaaaattaa